The Gemmatimonadaceae bacterium sequence TGCTGAAGAAAAGCGGCGGCAACGCGTGATGTCCTTCCAAACCCCGCCAGCTGAGCAGTCAGAAGTTCCAATAACAACATGAACCCAAGGGGACATTTCTACTTTGTTAAGACGGGGGACATTTCTACTTTGGCTTGACAGACATGGTCCGGCGGGCACTCGAAACGGGTTAAATTGAAACGATGAGAAAAAGCAGGGATGGCATGAGAGATTCGCAGATTGACCATTCGATCGTCCGGGAAGCTGACGATCGTCTACCGGTACCAGCCGACGCCTCCGGTTTTTCGGAGAGCGACGAGGTTGCGGATTCCACCGATTCGACGGGCGACCTCGCATCAGAGCTTCAGCGTGAGCTGACGGTGGAGCGCGACAAGCATCTCCGGCTCATCGCCGAGTTCGACAATTTCCGCAAGCGGATGCTGAAGGAGAAAATTGAGGCGGAGTCCAGAGGCCAGGCTGAGCTCGTGAGGCAGATCCTTGATCCACTCGACGACATCGCCCGGTTCGCTCACGTGGACCCGGCCGCTACCGACTCGGTAACCATCGTCCAGGGAGTGGAGATGGTGGAGAAGAAGCTCGGAAAGTCGCTCCGCGCCGCCGGACTCGAGCCGGTCAATCCGGTGGACGATAAATTCGACCCTTCGCTTCACGAGGCAGTCGCGACTGATCCAACGGAATCCGCCGCGCTCGACGGAACCGTTTCGCGTGTCTTCCAGGTCGGCTACACCTTCAAGGGACAGCTGCTGAGGCCGGCCCGCGTGGTGGTCAGGCAGTATCCCGGTTCTCGCTGAGCGCTGAAGGTTCATGGCTCAGACCAAGGACTTCTACGCGGTACTCGGCGTTCCGTCCACCGCCACTCAGGACGAGATAAAGAAAGCCTACCGCAAGCTCGCCAAGAAATACCACCCGGACGCCAACGCGAGCGATCCGAAAGCGGCCGAGAAGTTCAAGGAGATCTCCGAGGCGAACAATATTCTCGGGGACGCCAAGAAGCGCAAACAGTACGATGAGATGCGCCGGCTGGGCGCGTTCGGAGGTTTCGGTGGATTCGGCGGCGGTGCGTCGCCGCGAGGTGGCACGGCGCAGCGGGGCCCGGCGGGAGCGTCCAACGTCAATTTCCAGGACTTCGACATCGGCGGTCTTGGCGGCCTCGGAGATCTGTTCGGTTCGATCTTCGGTGGCGGAGGCAGGGCTCAGTCGCGTCCATCGGGACCCCAGCGCGGGCAGAACATCGAGACAAGCCTCGACATTCCATTCCGCACCGCTGCCCGCGGCGGCAAGGTGCCGGTCGAGCTCGAGGTAAATGAGGAGTGCGGCACCTGTCATGGAACCGGAGGCGCCCCCGGCACGTCGATGAAGATCTGTCCCGAGTGCTCGGGGCGCGGTGTGGTCTCGTTCGGTCAGGGCGGGTTCGCCGTCAACCGGCCGTGTCCCATGTGCCTTGGCCGCGGACAGGTTCCGTCGCAGCCGTGCCCGACGTGCATTGGCGCGGGTGAGGTCAGGACGCGCAAGAAGGTGTTGATCACGGTTCCCCCCGGAGTTGACAGCGGATCGAAGATTCGGCTCAAGGGGCAGGGCGGAAAAGGCTCGGCGAATGGTCCGCCGGGTGATCTTCTGATCACTTTCAGCGTTCTGCCGGACAAGTTCTATCAGCGGGAAGGACTGGATGTGATAGCGTCGCTCCCGCTGAACATCGCGCAGGCGACGCTCGGGTCCAAGGTCAGCGTCACCACGCTCGACGGGAAAAAGGTGCTGATTCGCATCCCCGCTGGCACGCCATCGGGGAAGCGGTTCCGCGTAAGAGCCCAGGGAATCCACAAGGGCTCGGAAACTGGTGACCTCATCGTTGAGGTCAAAATTGAGGCACCCGAAAAGCTTTCCGAGGAGCAGGAGCGCATTATGCGCGAGTTCGCCGCCGCAGGCGGGATGAAGTATTAGCGACACCGTGCGCGCCTACGGCGCCACATTCGTCGGCGCATTCCTGATCGCGCTCGTCTATTCGACAAAGCCGGACGGCGGGTCGGTGATCACCATCGCCCGCAGCGGTGACACGGCGCTCG is a genomic window containing:
- a CDS encoding nucleotide exchange factor GrpE gives rise to the protein MRKSRDGMRDSQIDHSIVREADDRLPVPADASGFSESDEVADSTDSTGDLASELQRELTVERDKHLRLIAEFDNFRKRMLKEKIEAESRGQAELVRQILDPLDDIARFAHVDPAATDSVTIVQGVEMVEKKLGKSLRAAGLEPVNPVDDKFDPSLHEAVATDPTESAALDGTVSRVFQVGYTFKGQLLRPARVVVRQYPGSR
- a CDS encoding J domain-containing protein codes for the protein MAQTKDFYAVLGVPSTATQDEIKKAYRKLAKKYHPDANASDPKAAEKFKEISEANNILGDAKKRKQYDEMRRLGAFGGFGGFGGGASPRGGTAQRGPAGASNVNFQDFDIGGLGGLGDLFGSIFGGGGRAQSRPSGPQRGQNIETSLDIPFRTAARGGKVPVELEVNEECGTCHGTGGAPGTSMKICPECSGRGVVSFGQGGFAVNRPCPMCLGRGQVPSQPCPTCIGAGEVRTRKKVLITVPPGVDSGSKIRLKGQGGKGSANGPPGDLLITFSVLPDKFYQREGLDVIASLPLNIAQATLGSKVSVTTLDGKKVLIRIPAGTPSGKRFRVRAQGIHKGSETGDLIVEVKIEAPEKLSEEQERIMREFAAAGGMKY